The DNA segment TTGCCCCTTAATACAGAATGCTGGAAGTTATCTCCTGTGCCAGATGGCCGACGACCGGGGCGTTTTCCCGGGCCAATGGGCGCTGTCTGGCGGTGGCGTCGAGCCCGGGGAACGTATTGAAGAGGCCCTGCGCCGTGAGATTCGCGAAGAACTGGGCACTGCGTTGGTTCTGACTGATATCAAACCCTGGACCTTCAGCGACGATATCCGTACCAAAACCTACCCCGATGGCCGTCAGGAAGAGATCTATATGATTTACCTGATTTTCGACTGCATCGCCGCCAATCGTGAGGTGCATATCAATGACGAGTTTCAGGCGTTTGCCTGGGTCA comes from the Citrobacter amalonaticus genome and includes:
- the nudI gene encoding nucleoside triphosphatase NudI, yielding MRQRTIVCPLIQNAGSYLLCQMADDRGVFPGQWALSGGGVEPGERIEEALRREIREELGTALVLTDIKPWTFSDDIRTKTYPDGRQEEIYMIYLIFDCIAANREVHINDEFQAFAWVKPEDLVKYDLNVATVKTLTLKGLL